In a single window of the Larimichthys crocea isolate SSNF chromosome XVII, L_crocea_2.0, whole genome shotgun sequence genome:
- the ctdspl3 gene encoding CTD small phosphatase-like protein 3, whose protein sequence is MRLRSQKTVTTCPETPRSNRRRSNKATHKRTRPSVTESPLQTKNEEPMDHDSHHSDDEIPTMTRRLLPRGRLRKRAIAVDDRETDLAFKTPIRPIIRREHVLSEIDQVTPRNTTARNIYSTPIVRFLTPSKENMKCAGTGNNVLMSPEQGVFGYGSIDLLAGEEEEDVFNAFRFIKNIPSQSQHSRPQIRDIPPKTRSTPEATLVVDLEETLMFSSLNVIDEAEYTFYTSFQDHQYKVYMILRPHVKEFLQSMAKIYELFVYTCAKKEYAEKILNILDPQRKLFRHRLYQDDCACVLGHYIKDLSVLGRDLAKTVVLDNAPHTYPYHLMNTVPIKSWSGESEDRELQKLIPSLEKLSAAEDFREVLKKRKDHFHRLLSED, encoded by the exons ATGAGACTGAGGTCTCAGAAAACCGTTACAACGTGCCCGGAGACGCCGAGGAGTAACCGCCGACGGTCCAACAAAGCGACACACAAACGAACGCGCCCATCGGTGACCGAGAGCCCGCTTCAAACCAAG AATGAAGAGCCCATGGATCATGACTCCCACCACTCAGATGATGAAATTCCCACAATGACGAGGCGACTTCTTCCCCGTGGCCGCCTGAGGAAGAGAGCCATCGCTGTTGATGACAGAGAAACGG ATTTGGCTTTCAAGACTCCGATCAGGCCCATCATTCGTCGTGAGCACGTACTGTCAGAGATCGACCAGGTGACTCCTCGTAACACCACAGCCAGAAACATCTACTCGACGCCCATCGTGCGTTTCCTCACACCCAGCAAAGAGA ATATGAAATGTGCAGGTACTGGAAACAACGTGTTGATGAGCCCAGAACAAGGTGTGTTTGGTTATGGCTCCATTGACCTTCTGGcgggagaagaggaggaagacgtCTTTAATGC cttcAGGTTCATCAAGAATATACCGTCGCAGTCTCAGCATTCCCGACCTCAAATCAGAGATATTCCCCCAAAGACCAGGAGCACTCCAGAGGCCACGCTCGTGGTCGACTTG GAGGAGACCCTGATGTTCAGCTCTCTGAACGTGATCGACGAAGCAGAGTACACCTTCTACACATCTTTCCAGGACCATCAGTACAAG GTATACATGATCCTACGACCACACGTCAAAGAGTTTCTGCAGTCCATGGCAAAAATCTATGAG ctgtttgtttacacgTGTGCAAAGAAGGAATACGCCGAGAAGATCCTGAACATCCTCGACCCGCAGAGAAAACTGTTCCG ACATCGACTGTATCAGGACGACTGCGCCTGCGTTCTCGGCCACTACATCAAAGATCTCAGCGTCCTCGGGAGGGATCTCGCCAAGACGGTCGTTCTGGACAACGCACCCCACACATACCCGTACCAT CTGATGAACACAGTTCCCATCAAAAGCTGGTCCGGAGAGTCAGAGGACAGAGAACTCCAGAAACTCATCCCCTCCCTGGAGAAACTGTCTGCAGCG GAGGATTTTCGGGAGGtgctgaagaagaggaaggatcACTTCCACAGGCTGCTGTCAGAGGACTAA